In Epilithonimonas zeae, a single window of DNA contains:
- a CDS encoding helix-turn-helix domain-containing protein produces the protein MKVILEHISPDENSSFKVLHIKDVPISELNWKYHYHSEIEIVCVLHGKGTRHVGYHKSHFEDGALAVIGSNIPHSGFGLNATDPHEEIVVLFKEEILSLPEGETDANSIKKLLELSRYGVLFSSEVKMQIIPKLKKLAASEGYTKYLLLLEILFELSKTEDFELMNTEVMPYTIVSRNRTRLEAVFTYVENGYQNEIDIMQAADLANLTKPAFCNFFKKATSLTFVEFVNRYRIDKACILLSQEKSIAESCYATGFNNITYFNKTFKKYTKTTPGQFIRNL, from the coding sequence ATGAAAGTTATTCTTGAACATATTTCTCCGGATGAAAACAGTTCTTTCAAAGTACTGCATATTAAAGATGTTCCAATCTCTGAATTGAACTGGAAATACCATTATCATTCTGAGATTGAGATAGTTTGTGTTCTTCACGGAAAAGGAACTAGACACGTTGGTTACCACAAAAGCCATTTTGAAGATGGTGCTTTGGCTGTGATAGGTTCCAATATTCCACATTCTGGATTTGGGTTAAATGCTACTGATCCGCACGAAGAAATCGTAGTTTTGTTCAAAGAAGAGATACTGTCATTACCAGAGGGGGAAACTGATGCTAATTCAATCAAGAAATTGTTGGAACTATCCAGATATGGCGTTCTGTTTTCTTCTGAAGTTAAAATGCAAATCATTCCAAAACTTAAAAAACTCGCTGCATCAGAAGGTTATACCAAGTATCTGTTGCTTCTCGAGATTCTCTTTGAACTCTCCAAAACCGAAGATTTTGAATTGATGAATACCGAAGTGATGCCTTACACCATCGTTTCCAGAAACCGGACAAGGTTGGAAGCGGTTTTCACCTACGTGGAAAATGGTTATCAGAATGAGATTGATATTATGCAGGCAGCAGACTTGGCAAATCTTACAAAACCGGCTTTCTGTAATTTCTTCAAAAAAGCAACATCATTAACGTTTGTAGAGTTTGTCAATCGATATAGAATTGATAAGGCTTGTATTCTTTTATCCCAAGAAAAAAGCATAGCAGAAAGCTGCTATGCTACAGGTTTTAATAATATTACTTACTTTAATAAGACCTTTAAGAAATATACCAAGACAACGCCTGGACAATTTATCAGAAATCTGTGA
- a CDS encoding M48 family metallopeptidase — protein sequence MKILKTSAFVIATLGITACVTNPITGRSSIQIANNSEIATAAASEYKTTLSKAKVVTGTADANRIKNVGARIKNAAYAYYKQIGRESALTGYNWEFNLIQDSQLNAWCMPGGKVAFYTGIMPVCKDDNGVAVVMGHEVSHALAGHGNERISQAMLAQYGGSLLGGTMSNSQWAGVFEKVYPIGAQVGLLAYGRKQESEADEMGLQLMAMAGYDPRTATAFWQRMEASSTGSRQPEFLSTHPNPQNRIADLNADMPKALEYYKAAGGKL from the coding sequence ATGAAAATTTTAAAAACTTCAGCTTTTGTAATTGCGACACTAGGAATTACTGCTTGTGTCACTAACCCAATTACAGGTAGATCATCTATCCAGATTGCTAATAATTCTGAAATCGCAACTGCTGCTGCATCAGAATATAAGACAACACTTTCCAAAGCAAAAGTTGTAACCGGAACGGCAGATGCTAACCGGATAAAAAATGTTGGTGCCAGAATTAAAAATGCGGCTTATGCTTATTATAAGCAAATCGGTCGTGAGTCTGCTTTGACTGGGTATAATTGGGAATTTAATTTGATTCAAGACAGTCAACTGAATGCTTGGTGTATGCCTGGTGGAAAAGTAGCTTTTTATACCGGAATTATGCCTGTGTGTAAAGATGATAATGGTGTTGCCGTGGTAATGGGGCACGAAGTTTCTCACGCTTTGGCTGGACACGGAAACGAAAGAATTTCGCAGGCGATGCTGGCTCAATATGGCGGAAGTCTTTTAGGCGGAACAATGTCTAACAGCCAATGGGCAGGCGTTTTTGAAAAAGTTTATCCAATCGGAGCTCAAGTTGGACTTTTAGCTTACGGAAGAAAACAGGAATCTGAGGCAGACGAAATGGGATTGCAACTAATGGCCATGGCTGGTTACGATCCAAGAACTGCGACGGCTTTCTGGCAAAGAATGGAAGCCTCTTCTACTGGTAGCAGACAACCGGAATTCTTATCCACTCACCCGAATCCACAAAACAGAATAGCTGACCTAAATGCTGATATGCCAAAAGCACTGGAATATTATAAAGCAGCCGGAGGAAAATTGTAA
- the thiL gene encoding thiamine-phosphate kinase, producing MLEDKSQELTPISKFGEFGLIKHLTENFPVVQTSTKVSIGDDAAVIDSENQKVIVSTDMLAEGVHFNLGYVPLKHLGYKAVVVNLSDIAAMNATPTQILVSVAVSNRFPVEALEEIYAGIALACNRYKVDLIGGDTTSSNAGLVISVTAIGLENEEKIIKRNGAKPNDLLVVTGDLGGAYLGLQILEREHSVYLANPNMQPEMEGYDYILERQLKPEARTDIKKKLEELDILPTSMIDVSDGLASEILHLSDQSKVGFNVYEEKLPMDESTIHTADELNLNPAMAALNGGEDYELLFTIAPSDFDKIKNHPDFTIIGHATEEAQGSFLVARGSNQLIPFTAQGWDAFLNKE from the coding sequence ATGTTAGAAGATAAATCTCAAGAATTAACGCCTATTTCCAAATTTGGAGAATTTGGTCTAATAAAACATTTGACAGAGAATTTCCCTGTTGTTCAAACCTCGACCAAAGTTTCTATTGGTGACGACGCTGCTGTCATCGATTCTGAAAATCAAAAAGTAATTGTTTCAACAGATATGTTGGCGGAAGGTGTTCATTTCAATCTTGGTTACGTTCCTTTGAAACATTTGGGTTATAAGGCTGTTGTTGTCAACCTCAGCGATATTGCTGCGATGAATGCAACACCAACTCAAATTCTGGTTTCCGTTGCGGTTTCCAATCGTTTTCCAGTTGAAGCTTTGGAAGAAATCTATGCCGGAATTGCTTTGGCTTGCAACAGATACAAAGTGGATTTAATTGGCGGAGATACAACGAGTTCCAACGCTGGTTTAGTGATTAGCGTTACGGCGATTGGTCTTGAAAATGAAGAAAAAATCATTAAAAGAAATGGTGCAAAACCGAATGATCTTTTAGTTGTAACTGGAGATTTGGGTGGTGCTTATCTTGGTCTTCAGATTTTGGAAAGAGAACACTCCGTTTATTTGGCAAACCCCAATATGCAACCTGAAATGGAGGGTTATGATTATATCCTCGAAAGACAATTGAAACCAGAAGCAAGAACAGATATCAAGAAAAAACTGGAAGAATTGGATATTTTACCTACTTCTATGATTGATGTTTCTGATGGATTGGCTTCTGAGATCTTGCATCTTTCTGATCAATCTAAAGTCGGCTTCAATGTTTATGAAGAGAAATTACCGATGGATGAATCTACAATCCATACAGCAGACGAATTGAATCTTAATCCTGCAATGGCAGCACTTAATGGTGGAGAGGATTATGAGCTATTGTTCACAATCGCGCCTTCCGACTTCGATAAAATTAAGAATCATCCAGACTTTACTATCATCGGTCATGCAACTGAAGAAGCACAAGGCAGTTTCTTGGTAGCAAGAGGTTCAAATCAATTGATTCCGTTTACAGCACAAGGCTGGGATGCATTCCTGAATAAAGAGTAA
- a CDS encoding acyl-CoA thioesterase, with the protein MSVYYHKFEVRWSDIDANRHLGNSTYVDYCSQTRMAFLNKNKIGLTQLNRWGVGPVMLHERYSFFKEIYADQTVFVALEVAALSEDGSIYQFVHKFYLPDGTHCATAEATGVWIDMMLRKTTTPPDDIMEVMNEYKSENVQTITREYLKTLPFRPENVNASIFEN; encoded by the coding sequence ATGTCTGTTTATTACCATAAATTTGAAGTGAGATGGAGTGATATTGATGCGAATCGTCATCTTGGAAATTCAACCTATGTTGATTATTGTTCACAAACAAGAATGGCTTTCCTCAATAAAAACAAAATCGGATTGACTCAACTGAACCGTTGGGGTGTAGGTCCGGTAATGTTGCACGAACGCTATTCTTTCTTCAAAGAAATCTATGCGGATCAAACAGTTTTTGTAGCCCTGGAAGTTGCTGCTTTGTCTGAAGACGGATCAATTTATCAATTCGTTCACAAATTTTATCTGCCAGACGGAACGCACTGTGCGACAGCCGAAGCAACAGGCGTTTGGATTGATATGATGTTAAGAAAAACGACAACGCCGCCAGATGATATAATGGAAGTGATGAACGAATACAAATCTGAAAATGTGCAAACCATCACAAGAGAATATTTGAAAACATTACCGTTCCGACCAGAAAATGTTAATGCATCCATTTTTGAAAATTAA
- a CDS encoding BaiN/RdsA family NAD(P)/FAD-dependent oxidoreductase has protein sequence MSKKKRIIIIGGGAAGFFTAANLDEEKFYVTILEQNSDVLQKVKISGGGRCNVTHACFDPRELTQFYPRGNRELLSVFTKFQPGDTMDWFESRNVPLKIEKDNRIFPESDSSQSIMNALINEVRNKNFEVKNQVSVTEIIKENETYLIKTKQGDFIADIVIYTTGSSPKSLKIIENLGHKIVEQVPSLFTFNIKNNLLKDLPGTSFENAEIRIPSLKTEESGPLLITHWGLSGPAVLKISAWEARTLAKLKYQFEIEVNFISKPISDAEEELKEFKNQNPKRSIGQSKIFDVTNRFWSKILEINQINPEKQIANLSGKEMALILENLCQKKLLVTGKSTFKDEFVTAGGVDLKEVNFKNMSSKILPDFYISGEVLDIDAVTGGFNFQACWSEAWLISQHLNAL, from the coding sequence ATGTCAAAGAAGAAAAGAATAATTATCATTGGCGGTGGAGCAGCGGGTTTTTTCACGGCAGCCAATCTTGACGAGGAAAAATTCTATGTCACAATTCTAGAGCAAAACTCTGATGTTTTGCAAAAAGTGAAAATCTCCGGCGGCGGAAGATGCAACGTGACGCACGCTTGTTTTGACCCAAGAGAGTTGACTCAATTTTATCCTAGAGGCAATCGGGAATTGCTCAGCGTTTTTACCAAATTCCAGCCAGGCGATACAATGGATTGGTTCGAATCCAGAAATGTACCTTTGAAAATCGAAAAAGATAACAGGATTTTCCCTGAATCCGATTCTTCGCAAAGTATTATGAATGCTTTGATCAATGAAGTTCGAAATAAAAATTTTGAAGTTAAAAATCAGGTTTCTGTTACCGAAATTATCAAGGAAAATGAAACTTATTTAATTAAAACAAAACAAGGAGATTTCATAGCCGATATTGTGATTTACACAACCGGAAGCTCGCCAAAGTCTTTGAAAATTATTGAGAATCTTGGACACAAAATTGTGGAACAGGTTCCATCGTTATTCACATTCAATATCAAAAATAATTTGTTGAAAGACCTGCCAGGAACAAGTTTTGAAAATGCAGAAATCAGAATTCCGAGTTTGAAAACGGAAGAATCCGGACCATTGTTGATTACACATTGGGGACTTTCTGGTCCTGCGGTTTTGAAAATTTCGGCTTGGGAAGCCAGAACTTTAGCAAAGTTGAAATATCAGTTTGAAATTGAAGTTAATTTCATTTCGAAACCAATTTCTGATGCAGAGGAAGAATTAAAAGAATTCAAAAATCAAAATCCTAAAAGATCTATCGGACAATCGAAAATATTTGATGTGACGAATCGTTTTTGGAGTAAAATTCTGGAAATCAATCAAATTAATCCCGAAAAGCAAATTGCTAATCTTTCCGGTAAAGAAATGGCTTTGATTCTTGAAAATCTTTGTCAGAAAAAATTATTGGTTACAGGCAAGTCAACTTTCAAAGATGAGTTTGTAACTGCAGGAGGTGTTGACCTAAAGGAAGTTAACTTTAAAAATATGTCTTCCAAAATTTTGCCTGATTTTTATATTTCTGGCGAAGTTCTTGATATAGATGCAGTTACGGGTGGTTTTAATTTCCAAGCCTGTTGGAGTGAAGCTTGGTTGATTTCTCAACATCTGAACGCTTTGTAA
- a CDS encoding bacteriophage spanin2 family protein, translated as MKYSKNVLKTLLLAVFFLMVSCKTTVVSPNKPMYDNTLELYKKYSIQTKDAKTQKIEVLKVDATKIYGKNKAGEMVEIERSEVREIKKPDVLASIAIVVAAVAAVIFVPI; from the coding sequence ATGAAATATTCAAAAAATGTTCTGAAAACACTTCTGTTAGCCGTGTTTTTTTTAATGGTTTCTTGTAAGACGACTGTTGTATCTCCAAACAAACCGATGTACGACAATACGTTAGAACTTTACAAAAAATACTCTATCCAAACCAAAGATGCCAAGACTCAGAAAATCGAAGTTTTGAAAGTAGATGCCACCAAAATATATGGAAAAAATAAAGCCGGAGAAATGGTTGAAATTGAAAGAAGCGAAGTGCGTGAAATCAAAAAACCAGATGTTTTAGCATCCATTGCTATTGTTGTAGCAGCGGTTGCAGCCGTTATTTTTGTTCCGATTTAA
- a CDS encoding DUF2306 domain-containing protein — protein sequence MLGLAKSKNFILKIIVAITFIYFFWLMLNITLDYVPIASDVSFLMIKQTEVTSRPAYLPIFYIHVYSSIFALLAGFIAVFFDKNLKYLHRFSGRIYVFVTLIFSSLSGIYIGIFANGGWTAKVSFVLLGILWFYTTYKSYSEIREKNIVQHKFWMWRSYALAVSAITLRMWKVILVYLFQPNPMDVYQVIAWLGWIPNLLLVEYLIKKQNR from the coding sequence ATGCTTGGTTTAGCAAAATCCAAGAATTTTATCTTAAAAATAATTGTTGCAATTACTTTTATTTATTTTTTTTGGCTGATGCTGAACATTACTTTAGATTATGTTCCGATAGCTTCTGATGTTAGTTTCTTAATGATCAAACAGACAGAAGTTACTTCCCGACCGGCATATCTCCCTATTTTTTACATACACGTATACAGCAGTATTTTCGCTTTGTTGGCAGGATTTATTGCTGTTTTTTTTGATAAAAATTTAAAATACCTTCATCGTTTTTCTGGTAGAATTTATGTTTTTGTAACGCTGATTTTTTCCTCTTTATCAGGAATTTATATTGGCATTTTTGCCAACGGCGGATGGACAGCAAAAGTCTCGTTTGTTTTGCTTGGGATTCTTTGGTTTTATACGACCTACAAATCTTATTCAGAAATTCGGGAAAAGAATATTGTCCAGCACAAATTCTGGATGTGGCGAAGTTATGCTTTGGCGGTTTCTGCCATCACTTTGAGGATGTGGAAAGTTATTTTAGTATATTTATTCCAGCCCAATCCAATGGACGTTTATCAGGTTATTGCTTGGCTTGGATGGATTCCGAATTTGTTATTAGTAGAATATTTAATCAAAAAACAAAACCGATGA
- a CDS encoding YARHG domain-containing protein: MKSLNLIFASVILATSVISCKKDTKSEEKTKTDSLASKKEVEQEFHKDWYGIYTGDFNSKPITTEYGNQIEEYKKISVKINRITKDSVYGYSVVNGNQRPLRGILNGNTLGLVLDEPGSDKSDGRFQLKIKQDSLVGDWSAYNKSDVKSPEKTVKLIRKEFAYNPNFMLSKKSYEESDYENPVDWNGGKVKTESYVNDEGKTETYENTFYRSASEKVFVINASKQKLAEKDLKNLRKLDLQIIRNTVFARHGYSFKKATYRQFFENTDWYVPVSSNVDAELSPLEKENVALLARLEKYAEDHYDTFGR; the protein is encoded by the coding sequence ATGAAAAGCTTAAATCTAATTTTCGCAAGTGTAATTTTGGCAACCTCTGTTATTTCCTGTAAAAAAGACACGAAATCCGAAGAAAAAACAAAAACGGATTCTTTGGCTTCTAAAAAAGAAGTGGAGCAGGAATTTCATAAAGATTGGTACGGAATCTACACCGGAGATTTCAACTCAAAACCAATTACAACGGAGTACGGTAATCAAATTGAAGAGTACAAAAAGATATCAGTCAAAATTAATAGAATCACAAAAGACAGCGTTTATGGTTATTCTGTTGTGAATGGCAATCAAAGACCTTTGCGTGGCATTCTGAATGGAAATACTTTGGGTCTTGTCTTAGATGAACCTGGAAGTGATAAATCGGATGGGCGTTTTCAATTGAAAATCAAGCAAGACAGTTTGGTTGGAGATTGGTCTGCTTACAACAAATCTGATGTGAAATCGCCAGAGAAAACCGTAAAGCTTATAAGAAAAGAGTTTGCCTACAATCCAAATTTTATGCTTTCTAAAAAAAGTTATGAAGAAAGTGATTACGAAAATCCCGTAGATTGGAACGGTGGAAAAGTGAAAACGGAATCTTATGTGAATGATGAAGGTAAAACAGAAACTTACGAAAATACATTCTACCGAAGTGCTTCCGAGAAGGTTTTTGTCATTAATGCCTCCAAACAAAAATTAGCTGAAAAAGATTTGAAAAACCTTCGCAAATTAGATCTTCAGATTATCAGAAATACCGTTTTTGCGCGCCATGGTTATTCTTTCAAAAAAGCAACTTACCGCCAATTTTTCGAGAATACAGATTGGTATGTTCCTGTTTCCAGCAATGTAGATGCTGAACTTTCACCTTTGGAAAAGGAAAATGTTGCTCTTCTTGCCCGCTTGGAAAAATATGCTGAAGATCATTACGATACTTTTGGACGATAG
- a CDS encoding ribosomal maturation YjgA family protein — MKINFKFDYKNLLIAIFIFIVEVLIATKLKDWFFVRAYLGDVFVVMLMYYFIKAFFDFNSTKLIIGIFIFSCLIEFAQYFHFGELMGFKDNRVMMIVLGNSFSWIDILCYFAGCVVLYIIEIVSVKLKSN; from the coding sequence TTGAAAATTAATTTTAAATTTGATTACAAAAACTTACTGATTGCAATCTTCATTTTTATAGTAGAAGTTCTAATCGCTACAAAACTCAAAGATTGGTTCTTTGTAAGAGCTTATCTGGGCGATGTTTTTGTAGTAATGTTAATGTATTATTTCATCAAAGCATTCTTCGATTTCAATTCAACAAAACTGATTATCGGAATTTTCATTTTTTCCTGCCTGATTGAGTTTGCCCAATATTTTCACTTCGGGGAATTAATGGGCTTCAAAGACAATCGCGTAATGATGATCGTTCTTGGCAACTCATTTAGCTGGATCGATATTCTCTGCTATTTTGCTGGATGTGTAGTTTTGTATATTATAGAAATCGTTTCAGTTAAACTTAAGTCAAATTAA
- a CDS encoding thioredoxin family protein: protein MKKIKCLSFGIILILGLLSFTEVYNSGYQVGDEATDFKLKNVDGKMVSLSDFKSAKGFIVVFTCNHCPYAKKYEDRIIALDKMYKDKGYPVIAINPNDPAVQPQDGFAEMQTRAREKGFTFPYLVDEGQKIYPIYGATKTPHVYILKKEDGKNIVKYIGTIDNNYENPNDVSDYYVQDAVNQLLKNEPVKTEKTVAIGCTIKVKK from the coding sequence ATGAAAAAAATAAAATGCCTTTCCTTTGGTATAATCCTGATTTTGGGATTATTGAGTTTTACCGAAGTTTACAATTCCGGTTACCAAGTTGGCGATGAAGCAACAGATTTCAAACTGAAAAACGTGGATGGAAAAATGGTTTCATTAAGCGATTTCAAGTCTGCAAAAGGTTTTATCGTTGTTTTTACCTGCAACCATTGTCCATATGCGAAAAAGTATGAAGACAGAATCATTGCGCTGGACAAAATGTACAAAGACAAAGGTTATCCTGTGATTGCCATCAATCCAAACGACCCGGCAGTTCAGCCACAGGACGGCTTTGCAGAGATGCAGACGAGAGCAAGGGAAAAAGGATTCACGTTTCCTTATTTGGTGGATGAAGGCCAGAAAATCTATCCGATTTACGGTGCTACAAAAACACCTCACGTTTATATTTTGAAAAAAGAGGACGGAAAAAATATCGTGAAATATATTGGAACGATCGATAACAATTACGAAAATCCAAATGACGTTTCAGACTATTATGTTCAGGATGCTGTAAATCAGCTCTTGAAAAATGAACCTGTCAAGACGGAGAAAACAGTTGCGATTGGTTGTACAATAAAAGTGAAAAAATAA
- a CDS encoding TlpA family protein disulfide reductase, with protein MKTLVKFLLLIFPFVMNAQIQKDVSLIKYEDLEKHIRQQKDKFVVVNFWATTCAPCVKELPHFIEVNKKYSQNPNFKMLLVSLDMARDKQKVINFIKAKNLTAEVVILDDNKRMNTWIPKFQKDWEGEIPVTFFYKNGEKVFFNNGEMSLEELESAINKNYNP; from the coding sequence ATGAAGACTTTAGTAAAATTCTTGTTATTGATTTTTCCTTTTGTGATGAATGCTCAGATTCAGAAAGACGTCTCTTTGATTAAATATGAAGATTTGGAAAAACATATTCGACAGCAGAAGGACAAATTTGTTGTGGTTAATTTTTGGGCAACGACTTGCGCGCCTTGCGTAAAAGAATTGCCTCATTTCATTGAAGTGAATAAAAAATATTCTCAAAATCCAAATTTCAAAATGCTGTTGGTTTCTTTGGATATGGCAAGAGATAAACAGAAAGTCATCAATTTTATCAAGGCCAAAAACCTGACTGCAGAAGTTGTGATTTTGGATGATAACAAAAGGATGAATACTTGGATTCCGAAATTCCAGAAAGATTGGGAAGGCGAGATTCCGGTAACGTTTTTCTATAAAAATGGCGAAAAAGTGTTCTTCAATAATGGCGAAATGTCCTTGGAAGAGCTAGAATCAGCAATTAACAAAAATTACAATCCATAA
- a CDS encoding energy transducer TonB — MKKILLLFVLLFSVTAFSQEKNENEVFEAVDKAATFEGGISSFRNEFAKNVDTKKVQGKGTFRTVMTFVVEKDGTISELKANGENQSFNEQAVKAMKKIKTKWSPAKKDGTTVRSRFKFPAAINI; from the coding sequence ATGAAAAAAATCTTATTACTATTTGTTTTATTATTCAGCGTTACAGCTTTTTCGCAAGAAAAAAATGAAAACGAAGTCTTTGAAGCTGTCGATAAAGCGGCAACTTTTGAAGGCGGAATTTCTTCTTTTAGAAATGAGTTTGCAAAAAATGTTGACACTAAAAAAGTGCAGGGAAAAGGAACTTTTCGTACTGTTATGACTTTTGTTGTAGAAAAAGATGGAACTATTTCTGAATTAAAAGCCAATGGAGAAAATCAAAGCTTTAACGAACAGGCGGTAAAAGCCATGAAAAAAATAAAAACAAAATGGTCTCCGGCAAAAAAAGATGGAACCACAGTAAGGTCAAGATTTAAATTTCCGGCGGCCATCAATATTTAA